In one window of Pseudoalteromonas sp. N1230-9 DNA:
- a CDS encoding MarR family winged helix-turn-helix transcriptional regulator: MTTDKQPTLDLQKFLPYSLTNIAVQMSDQFSELYQQQFDLTVPQWRVIANLAQYGQCSSKALCDMAQMDKSTVSRAVKSLLARELLTAKPDPIDKRANLLMLSKKGVCLHEQIVPKAIAWQAHLVSGLDNHELTQFFNILTKLSNHLNKNV, encoded by the coding sequence ATGACAACAGATAAACAGCCAACACTCGATTTACAAAAATTCTTACCTTACTCACTGACTAATATAGCTGTGCAAATGAGTGATCAGTTTAGTGAACTATATCAACAACAATTTGATTTAACGGTGCCGCAATGGCGCGTTATTGCCAATCTCGCTCAATATGGTCAGTGTAGTTCAAAAGCTTTGTGTGATATGGCACAAATGGATAAATCGACTGTATCCCGTGCAGTAAAGTCACTATTAGCAAGAGAGCTCTTAACGGCGAAACCAGACCCGATAGATAAACGTGCAAACTTGCTTATGTTGTCTAAAAAAGGGGTCTGTTTACATGAACAAATTGTACCCAAAGCAATTGCATGGCAAGCACATTTAGTTAGTGGCTTAGATAATCATGAATTAACACAATTTTTTAACATTCTTACTAAGCTTTCCAATCACTTAAATAAAAATGTGTAA
- a CDS encoding extracellular solute-binding protein, producing MKRRTFIQGLAAFGVVGAMPLPLSQAFAATAASPISVKDLPALEGDLTLYLGRGEGGLYENVLQSIQKKNPKLNLSIRRGPTAALANMIVAEAKAGVKRADLFWAVDSGAIGLVTDAGLAKPLPSDLETQLQPQFRYPGWAPVTGRIRTLPYNTKRLSKDQIPDSIMAIADSDLSIGWAPAYASFQSFVTAMRILEGEDKTAKWLKKVQKRSKTYAGELGVVMAVERGEVDIGFANHYYTLRLKSGKPDANLDLAFTNQDAGCLVNASGVLSLTDNPNAMNFMRYLLSEEVQSYLAREAYEIPLIQGIEQPAGLPALMDVSPPKIDLTQLADLRPTLDLMRSSGVL from the coding sequence GTGAAGCGTAGGACCTTTATTCAAGGCCTGGCTGCGTTTGGGGTAGTGGGCGCAATGCCGCTACCTCTATCACAAGCCTTTGCAGCGACTGCTGCAAGCCCAATTTCAGTGAAAGACTTACCAGCCCTTGAGGGTGATTTAACATTATATTTAGGCCGCGGCGAAGGCGGTTTGTATGAAAATGTACTGCAATCAATCCAAAAGAAAAACCCAAAACTTAATTTATCGATTCGACGTGGGCCTACTGCAGCATTAGCTAATATGATTGTTGCGGAAGCAAAAGCGGGTGTAAAACGTGCTGATTTATTTTGGGCCGTTGATTCTGGTGCAATTGGCTTAGTTACAGACGCAGGCCTGGCTAAACCTTTACCAAGTGATTTAGAAACACAGTTACAACCACAGTTTCGCTACCCTGGTTGGGCTCCAGTGACAGGTCGCATTCGTACATTACCTTATAACACTAAGCGCCTTAGCAAAGATCAGATCCCAGATAGTATTATGGCGATTGCAGATAGCGATTTATCAATCGGCTGGGCACCGGCTTATGCGTCATTTCAATCGTTTGTAACAGCAATGCGTATTCTTGAAGGTGAAGATAAAACAGCTAAATGGCTTAAGAAAGTTCAAAAGCGCTCAAAAACCTATGCGGGTGAGCTTGGTGTAGTGATGGCGGTTGAACGTGGTGAAGTTGATATTGGTTTTGCAAATCATTATTACACATTACGTCTTAAGTCAGGTAAACCAGATGCTAACCTAGACCTTGCGTTCACGAATCAAGATGCCGGTTGTTTAGTAAATGCGTCAGGTGTGTTATCGCTGACCGACAATCCTAATGCAATGAATTTCATGCGTTACTTGTTAAGTGAAGAAGTACAAAGTTACTTAGCGCGCGAAGCCTATGAAATTCCACTGATCCAAGGTATTGAACAACCAGCTGGTTTACCAGCATTAATGGATGTTTCACCGCCGAAAATCGATTTAACTCAATTGGCAGATTTAAGGCCAACACTCGACCTTATGCGCAGTAGCGGTGTTTTATAA
- a CDS encoding ABC transporter permease, translated as MRIPASYPMALLAALLALVPVYILITLASDATAVFDSHNLKILGNTLSLMVLTVLGSILIGVPLAFISAYVQLPFKKLWLVLFAAPLAIPSYIGAFTLYAAFGPGGEINQLLGFETPAMYGLPGAAIVMTLYTFPFVMLTTRSSLLSLDASMVNAARTLGMSMSMSVFKVILPRVVNGIAAGSLLVALYTLSDFGTPAMMRLDTFTRVIYVEYNAFGLSRAAMLSLQLMVIVGFLLFIESQIKTTSERHGRALMLFPTNAQKLAMLVTFLPVLLLAICLPLAIFTLWLARDGIADFDFSIAWNSAYASGIAAIAAVVVAVPVAHAALSGKVGRFMERVTYFGFGIPGIVMGTALVYGGLQLPLLYQTLALLVIAYVLRFLPLAVGSVRTSTEHLDSSLIKSARVLGASPREAFMRITLPLTLRGIIAGAALVFLESMRELEATLLLGPTGFETLSTYLWRVYEAGYFGRAAIPGLLLVVISACGLAIMLSGEKRSQLEH; from the coding sequence ATGCGCATACCTGCTTCTTATCCCATGGCGCTGCTTGCAGCGCTTTTGGCGTTAGTGCCAGTTTATATTCTGATCACACTAGCCAGTGATGCGACGGCTGTTTTTGATAGTCATAATTTAAAAATTCTTGGTAACACCTTATCGCTTATGGTGTTAACTGTATTAGGCTCTATTTTAATTGGCGTGCCTCTGGCGTTTATTAGTGCCTATGTACAACTTCCTTTTAAAAAGCTTTGGTTAGTGTTATTTGCAGCTCCACTTGCAATTCCAAGCTATATTGGTGCGTTTACACTCTATGCGGCATTTGGCCCAGGTGGTGAAATTAACCAGCTGTTAGGGTTTGAAACCCCAGCTATGTATGGCTTACCTGGTGCTGCCATTGTAATGACCCTGTATACTTTTCCGTTTGTTATGCTAACAACACGTTCTTCTTTACTTAGCCTCGATGCGAGTATGGTAAATGCTGCTCGTACTTTAGGTATGTCGATGAGCATGAGTGTGTTTAAAGTTATTCTTCCGCGTGTAGTTAATGGGATTGCCGCTGGCTCATTACTGGTCGCCCTATACACACTATCAGATTTTGGCACGCCGGCGATGATGCGTTTGGATACCTTCACCCGTGTTATCTATGTCGAATACAATGCATTTGGTTTAAGTCGTGCTGCGATGTTATCGCTGCAGTTAATGGTGATAGTTGGCTTTTTATTGTTCATCGAATCGCAAATTAAAACCACGTCAGAGCGTCATGGTCGAGCTTTGATGTTATTTCCAACAAATGCGCAAAAACTGGCAATGCTAGTAACATTTTTGCCAGTATTGTTATTGGCAATATGTTTACCACTGGCAATTTTTACCCTATGGCTTGCCCGTGACGGAATTGCTGATTTTGATTTCAGCATTGCTTGGAATTCGGCTTATGCTTCTGGGATTGCTGCTATTGCAGCTGTGGTTGTTGCTGTGCCAGTTGCTCATGCCGCACTAAGCGGTAAAGTAGGGCGCTTTATGGAACGAGTAACCTATTTTGGTTTTGGTATTCCAGGTATCGTAATGGGAACTGCCCTAGTTTATGGTGGCTTACAATTACCGCTTTTATATCAAACATTGGCATTATTGGTCATCGCTTATGTACTGCGGTTTTTACCGCTTGCTGTTGGTTCTGTGCGTACTAGTACTGAACACTTAGATTCAAGCTTAATCAAATCAGCGCGCGTACTAGGTGCAAGTCCACGTGAAGCATTTATGCGTATCACCTTGCCTTTAACACTGCGCGGTATTATTGCCGGTGCGGCTTTGGTATTTTTAGAATCAATGCGTGAGCTTGAAGCGACACTTTTATTAGGCCCGACAGGGTTTGAAACCCTTTCAACGTATTTATGGCGTGTTTATGAAGCCGGCTATTTTGGCCGTGCTGCAATACCAGGCTTATTGTTGGTAGTGATATCAGCTTGTGGCTTGGCTATAATGCTCTCTGGTGAAAAGCGCAGTCAATTAGAACATTAA
- a CDS encoding ABC transporter ATP-binding protein: MLSVSKLSIDYGSNRVVSDLNLSLGESEILMLVGPTGCGKSTILQALAGLIPISEGEINLGTWRATPKLKVPPEKRKVGMVFQDFALFPHLTVQQNICFRLTDTSKADHWIKLLGLEAFRNKKPATLSGGQKQRVALARTLAHEPDFVLLDEPLSNLDAALKDTLRWDIRNALKDAGVPAIWVTHDQEEALSIGDRVGVLKEGVIQQIDTPERCFSLPTNRFVARFLGEASFIAGQCEGDIATTDLGNAPAIKVDHNAAAVDVLLRPDDVHLIQNAQSSNGVVTWVRYEGGSRLCAVELACKTTVTSRVSHEVVVRPNDHVHVSINTTHPLAVYSR, translated from the coding sequence ATGCTATCAGTTAGTAAGCTGTCTATCGATTATGGTAGCAATCGTGTGGTGAGTGATCTTAATTTATCACTTGGAGAGAGTGAGATCCTTATGCTAGTTGGTCCAACTGGCTGTGGTAAAAGTACAATTTTGCAAGCTCTGGCAGGGCTTATTCCTATCAGCGAAGGTGAAATTAATTTAGGCACATGGCGTGCTACTCCAAAGCTCAAAGTGCCGCCTGAGAAACGCAAAGTAGGTATGGTTTTTCAAGACTTTGCGTTGTTCCCGCATTTAACGGTGCAACAGAATATATGCTTTAGGTTGACCGATACATCCAAAGCAGATCATTGGATAAAGTTACTGGGTCTTGAGGCGTTTCGTAATAAAAAGCCTGCAACACTATCAGGTGGCCAAAAGCAACGTGTCGCGCTTGCGCGTACATTGGCTCATGAACCTGATTTTGTACTGCTTGATGAGCCCTTATCTAATCTTGATGCAGCGCTTAAAGATACTTTACGATGGGATATTCGTAATGCATTAAAAGATGCTGGCGTCCCTGCTATTTGGGTCACTCATGACCAAGAAGAAGCCCTATCCATTGGTGACCGTGTTGGTGTACTAAAAGAGGGGGTAATTCAGCAAATCGATACCCCTGAGCGTTGTTTTAGCTTACCAACAAACCGTTTTGTGGCTCGTTTTTTAGGTGAAGCGAGTTTCATAGCAGGTCAATGTGAAGGTGATATAGCTACAACAGACTTAGGTAATGCCCCTGCAATTAAAGTTGACCACAATGCCGCAGCGGTTGATGTGCTATTGCGACCTGATGATGTTCATTTAATTCAAAATGCACAATCGTCAAATGGTGTGGTTACATGGGTGCGCTACGAAGGTGGTAGCCGTTTATGTGCTGTAGAACTTGCCTGCAAAACAACAGTTACAAGCCGTGTAAGCCATGAAGTCGTTGTGCGGCCGAATGACCACGTACATGTATCAATTAACACAACCCATCCGCTGGCCGTATATTCGCGCTAA
- a CDS encoding TonB-dependent receptor, which produces MKSTFNKSTLAIAVATCLTFSHAAMANETSSSIKGQVTGPNGNPAAGTQITIIHVPSGSVKKTTVTNEGNFSSQGLRVGGPYKIIVDSDQYEDQQLDGIYLTLGQDYPVTVSLQTQQMEQIVVSGAPISAQTGSTGPASHFSLEDLESRPAINRDLKDIIRADPRIFIDETNANSINCGGGNPRFNSLTVDGVRMNDNFGLNSSGYPTERMPFSFDSIDQVAVELAPFDVQYGGFTSCNINAVTKSGTNEIHGGLFYDYTNDSMSGDSIEGKKLDTGNYTEKRYGFNLGLPLIEDKLFFFTSYEKLEGAQIFDYIPFADNRIDQATIDRITQISKDNYNYDPGSMIPSLPVEDEKILVKLDWNINDAHRASLVYNYNDGFSLAQSDADSNEIALSNHFYERGAKLESYVASVYSDWTDNFSTEVRVGYSKLDNRQQSLDAASGFGEFRIDTGDIDVYIGPDDSRQSNILNYDNLSLKLGGTYYLEDHELSFGYEREELDVYNLFVQHTEGEYRFSSIEDFENGIARVYYGNASSQNPDDAAGEFAYALNTVYFQDKFELIDYDITITAGLRYDWYTSSDKPTHNQNFEDRYGFSNSQNLDGIDLLQPRLGINWIYNDQLELRGGFGLYSGGNPNVWVSNSYSNDGVRNIQIDQRGLQILGDDAIAFNGGGMPGYDIPQSLYDEVGQGGADASANVTDPDFEIPSEWKFSLGGTYITSNDYVFNVDYLYTDKQDSAIIRNIANVQTDTAPDGRPVYNDVLHPRVSDFMLTNVEGSDAYSHVLSLSMNKAFDNGIDLALSYAYTVAKDVSPMTSSVAFSNYHFIAVSDSENPGVTTSNYEIPHRFTLSLGYSHEIFDGYETKFNLFGQAQQTNPYSYTFDRDSGGLGFNDASRQLLYVPEVDDAAVVYGPDFDQTAFNNWIESEGLKRGEIQKRNNIDGDWWVTFDLKVEQEFMGFTPDQKGSAYFVIKNIGNLLNDDWGVLKSGSSLQSAVTADIVDGQYVYSSFNNPAGTSVQTEPSLWEMRIGVRYSF; this is translated from the coding sequence ATGAAATCAACATTTAATAAAAGTACACTGGCAATCGCTGTTGCGACTTGTTTAACGTTCAGCCATGCTGCAATGGCTAATGAAACCTCGTCTTCTATCAAAGGACAAGTTACAGGCCCGAATGGCAACCCTGCTGCTGGCACACAAATAACAATAATCCATGTCCCTTCAGGCTCAGTTAAAAAAACGACAGTAACAAATGAAGGTAATTTTTCAAGCCAAGGCCTTCGCGTCGGTGGCCCTTACAAAATTATCGTCGATTCTGATCAATATGAAGATCAACAACTTGATGGTATTTATTTGACTTTAGGTCAAGATTACCCTGTGACTGTTAGTTTACAAACACAGCAAATGGAACAAATCGTGGTATCTGGCGCACCGATAAGCGCACAAACTGGCAGCACAGGTCCTGCAAGTCATTTCTCACTTGAAGATCTAGAGTCTCGCCCTGCCATAAACCGTGATTTGAAAGACATTATTCGCGCCGACCCGCGCATCTTTATTGATGAAACAAATGCAAACTCAATTAATTGTGGCGGCGGTAATCCTCGCTTTAACAGCTTGACTGTTGATGGTGTGCGCATGAATGATAACTTTGGTTTAAATTCGAGCGGCTACCCTACCGAACGCATGCCATTTTCATTCGATTCTATAGACCAAGTGGCTGTTGAACTTGCGCCATTCGACGTGCAATACGGTGGTTTTACATCATGTAATATTAATGCGGTAACAAAATCAGGTACCAATGAAATTCATGGTGGTTTATTTTACGACTATACCAATGACTCAATGTCAGGCGACTCTATCGAAGGTAAAAAGCTTGATACAGGAAACTACACTGAGAAACGTTATGGTTTTAACCTAGGTCTACCTTTAATTGAAGATAAGCTATTCTTTTTTACCTCTTATGAGAAACTAGAAGGCGCGCAAATCTTCGATTATATTCCATTTGCTGACAACCGTATTGATCAAGCAACGATCGATCGCATTACACAAATCTCAAAAGATAACTACAACTACGACCCAGGTAGTATGATTCCAAGCCTACCTGTCGAAGACGAAAAGATTTTAGTAAAGCTTGATTGGAACATTAACGATGCCCACCGTGCAAGCCTAGTGTATAACTATAATGATGGCTTCTCTCTAGCTCAATCTGATGCAGATTCTAACGAAATAGCTCTTTCAAACCACTTCTATGAGCGTGGCGCTAAATTAGAATCTTATGTTGCCTCTGTTTACTCTGATTGGACAGATAACTTTTCAACAGAAGTAAGAGTGGGTTATTCAAAACTCGATAACCGCCAACAATCATTAGATGCTGCATCTGGTTTTGGTGAATTCCGTATCGACACAGGTGATATTGATGTTTATATCGGCCCTGATGATTCTCGCCAATCAAATATCCTAAATTATGACAACCTATCACTTAAATTAGGTGGCACATATTATTTAGAAGATCATGAATTATCATTTGGATATGAGCGTGAAGAACTGGATGTATACAACTTATTTGTTCAGCACACAGAAGGCGAATATCGCTTTAGTTCAATAGAAGATTTTGAAAATGGTATTGCGCGTGTTTACTATGGCAACGCATCATCACAAAATCCAGACGATGCAGCAGGCGAATTTGCTTACGCTTTAAACACCGTTTACTTTCAAGATAAATTTGAGCTAATTGACTACGATATCACGATTACAGCGGGTCTACGTTATGATTGGTATACAAGCAGCGATAAACCAACCCATAACCAAAACTTTGAAGACAGATATGGCTTTTCAAATAGCCAAAACCTCGATGGTATTGACCTTCTTCAACCGCGTTTAGGCATCAACTGGATTTATAACGATCAATTAGAGTTGCGTGGTGGTTTTGGTCTATATTCGGGTGGTAATCCAAATGTTTGGGTTTCGAACAGCTACTCTAATGACGGTGTACGAAATATTCAGATTGACCAAAGAGGTTTACAAATTCTTGGTGATGATGCCATTGCATTTAATGGTGGCGGTATGCCAGGTTATGACATTCCTCAATCACTCTATGACGAGGTTGGACAAGGTGGTGCAGATGCAAGCGCAAATGTGACAGACCCTGACTTTGAAATTCCTTCAGAATGGAAGTTCTCTTTAGGTGGTACTTACATCACCAGCAATGATTATGTGTTCAATGTTGATTATCTCTATACAGATAAACAAGACTCAGCAATCATTCGCAACATCGCCAACGTACAAACAGACACAGCGCCAGATGGCCGCCCTGTTTACAACGATGTTTTACACCCACGTGTATCTGACTTTATGCTGACAAACGTAGAAGGCAGCGATGCTTATTCACATGTACTTTCTTTATCGATGAATAAAGCATTTGATAATGGCATAGATTTAGCGCTTTCTTATGCTTATACCGTGGCTAAAGATGTGAGCCCAATGACAAGCTCTGTAGCATTCTCTAATTACCACTTTATTGCGGTATCTGATTCAGAGAATCCTGGGGTGACAACTTCTAATTATGAGATACCTCATCGCTTTACATTATCTTTAGGTTATAGCCATGAAATTTTTGATGGCTACGAAACTAAGTTCAACCTATTTGGTCAAGCACAACAGACTAACCCATACTCGTATACCTTTGATAGAGATTCAGGTGGTTTAGGCTTTAATGATGCGAGTCGCCAACTTTTATATGTACCAGAAGTTGATGATGCAGCAGTTGTTTATGGACCTGACTTCGATCAAACCGCCTTTAATAACTGGATTGAAAGTGAAGGCTTAAAACGAGGTGAGATCCAAAAACGTAATAATATTGATGGCGACTGGTGGGTTACATTCGATCTAAAAGTTGAGCAAGAGTTCATGGGCTTCACGCCTGATCAAAAAGGCTCTGCTTATTTCGTAATTAAAAACATCGGTAATCTGTTAAATGATGATTGGGGTGTTTTAAAATCAGGTAGTTCGTTACAAAGTGCTGTAACAGCTGACATTGTTGATGGTCAGTACGTTTATAGCTCTTTCAACAACCCTGCTGGTACGAGTGTACAAACTGAACCTTCTTTATGGGAGATGCGTATCGGGGTTCGTTATAGCTTCTAA
- a CDS encoding TonB-dependent receptor, with the protein MNKLRLSKLTGAVILALGVSTSAMAADTSSSMRGKITTPSGEAAANVKIKVIHQPTGTVSELTTNESGTFIANGLRVGGPYTVFIDSDTHSDSMVENIYLELGDTYRLQEQLNSLAMEKIEVSGYKIVQQSGGSSSVFGEDTINNMPSFNKDIKDVARLNPLANINGSGELTFAGNNPRTNSLTVDGIGQNDDFGLNYGGYPTAQPPVALDAIEQISVDVSPFSASKGNFGGGTINAVTKSGTNEFKFSGFYETSTPDMAGDVDNISEVYADGRPVLDEDGHKTFEINKVEPIQTEERFGFNVGGPLIKDTLFYFVNYNSWKSELDLDYGFEGSGATNEYDVTEEQLNNFLSVLDNVYGFQDSLGGDPEDTNESLLVKLSWNISDAHRLDFTYQWQDDQEERNFGTGGDTVLLASSRYTYATKFNNFSTKLYSDWSDVFSSEIGIAYKDVSSNSLTNSNIGSVKVEEYYRGPAYEFGTNQYRHANESSTENLTLTFDGTYLLDEHELNFGIQYESLNLYNLFAANSLGSWEFDSVAGFANREVGNFNGTYDFSYANAYTNNAADTAYDATRSQLAIYLEDTFYIGDDLEVNAGIRYERLASDDKPTLNENFLETYGFSNQENLDGVDIILPRVGFKYYATENLTISGGVGRFQGGIPNVWYNNSYQKDGITLVDAPQSVINDYYANNPADITSVPGAIQDSLTKGAGSTNYIDPDFKLPSSIRSQIGFEYDFDSELLGNGFKWQAEIAYHKKENEAIWHNTAIVPVGVAADGERLIQESIYSGDLADNFDIMLTNSSDDGRSVIFSTALAKEWDNGLYISASYAHQDITEASSGSSSQAQSNYQHSVTKNRNQDLAQRGAYEVEHSFKVNISYHTEFFKGYNTKFDLYFERRSGRPYSHTMASYQDGALGDSRDFYSSSAYLAYIPTGADDPNVNWDESQLTWGELETLLDRAGISERGEILDRNTGTMPWVTTMDISVKQEIPGFAKGHSGEVYFMIDNFANLLNSDWGIEKRLSYQDQSVYDFGGLDDQGRYIIDEAYNGADVRNYTLIDQSASAWQAKIGISYKF; encoded by the coding sequence ATGAATAAGTTACGCCTTTCGAAATTAACCGGAGCAGTTATATTAGCTCTTGGTGTTTCAACAAGTGCTATGGCTGCAGATACCTCATCTTCAATGAGAGGTAAAATCACAACGCCTTCTGGTGAAGCAGCTGCAAATGTTAAAATAAAGGTTATTCACCAACCAACTGGCACAGTCAGTGAATTAACTACAAATGAAAGCGGTACTTTCATCGCCAATGGTCTACGTGTTGGTGGCCCATACACTGTATTTATCGACTCAGATACACACAGTGACAGCATGGTAGAGAATATCTACTTAGAGCTTGGTGATACTTACCGCTTACAAGAACAATTAAACTCATTAGCAATGGAAAAAATTGAAGTTTCTGGCTATAAAATTGTTCAACAGTCTGGCGGTTCGAGCAGTGTTTTCGGTGAAGACACAATCAACAATATGCCAAGCTTTAACAAAGACATTAAAGATGTAGCGCGATTAAACCCTCTTGCAAATATCAATGGTAGTGGTGAGCTTACATTTGCCGGTAATAACCCGCGTACAAATAGCCTAACTGTTGATGGTATCGGCCAAAACGATGACTTCGGTTTAAACTATGGCGGCTACCCTACTGCTCAACCACCTGTTGCACTTGATGCAATTGAGCAAATTTCTGTTGATGTATCACCTTTCTCAGCATCAAAAGGTAACTTTGGTGGTGGTACAATTAATGCCGTAACAAAATCTGGTACAAATGAATTTAAGTTCTCAGGTTTCTACGAAACCTCAACACCTGATATGGCAGGTGATGTAGACAATATTTCAGAAGTTTATGCTGATGGTCGCCCTGTTTTAGACGAAGATGGCCATAAAACATTTGAAATTAACAAAGTAGAACCAATTCAAACAGAAGAACGTTTTGGTTTTAACGTGGGCGGTCCATTAATTAAAGACACGCTTTTCTATTTTGTAAACTACAACAGCTGGAAGAGCGAACTAGATTTAGATTATGGTTTTGAAGGCTCTGGTGCAACGAACGAATACGATGTAACAGAAGAGCAACTAAATAACTTTTTATCTGTATTAGACAATGTATATGGTTTCCAAGACTCTTTAGGTGGCGATCCTGAAGATACAAATGAATCATTACTTGTTAAACTAAGCTGGAACATCAGCGATGCACATCGTCTAGATTTCACATATCAGTGGCAAGACGACCAAGAAGAGCGCAACTTCGGCACTGGCGGTGACACGGTATTACTTGCTTCAAGCCGTTATACTTATGCAACTAAGTTCAACAATTTCTCGACAAAACTTTACTCAGATTGGAGCGATGTTTTCTCATCAGAAATTGGTATCGCGTATAAAGATGTCAGTTCAAACAGCTTAACAAACTCGAATATTGGTAGCGTAAAAGTTGAAGAATACTACCGTGGTCCAGCGTATGAATTTGGTACCAACCAATACCGTCACGCGAATGAGTCTTCAACTGAAAACCTAACATTAACATTTGATGGTACTTACCTTCTGGATGAGCATGAGCTTAACTTCGGTATTCAGTATGAATCACTCAATCTGTATAACCTATTTGCTGCAAATTCATTAGGTTCATGGGAGTTTGACAGTGTTGCAGGTTTTGCAAACCGTGAGGTGGGTAACTTTAATGGTACTTATGACTTCTCTTACGCAAATGCCTATACAAACAATGCTGCAGACACAGCATATGATGCAACGCGTAGCCAATTAGCAATCTACCTAGAAGATACTTTTTATATTGGTGACGATTTAGAAGTAAATGCTGGTATTCGTTATGAGCGTTTAGCATCTGACGACAAGCCAACTCTAAATGAAAACTTCCTAGAGACTTACGGTTTTTCAAATCAAGAGAATCTTGATGGCGTCGATATCATCCTACCACGTGTTGGGTTTAAATATTACGCAACAGAAAACCTAACAATCAGCGGTGGTGTAGGTCGTTTCCAAGGTGGTATTCCTAACGTTTGGTATAACAACTCGTACCAAAAAGACGGTATTACACTTGTTGATGCACCACAATCAGTTATTAATGATTACTACGCAAATAACCCTGCAGATATCACATCTGTACCAGGTGCAATTCAAGATTCACTGACAAAAGGTGCGGGTAGCACAAACTACATTGACCCTGATTTTAAATTACCTTCAAGCATCCGTAGCCAAATTGGTTTCGAGTATGACTTTGACTCTGAATTACTTGGTAATGGTTTCAAATGGCAAGCTGAAATCGCTTACCACAAGAAAGAAAACGAAGCAATTTGGCACAACACAGCTATCGTACCTGTGGGCGTTGCGGCTGATGGCGAGCGTTTAATCCAAGAAAGCATCTACTCAGGTGATTTAGCTGATAACTTCGATATCATGCTAACAAATTCATCTGATGATGGCCGTTCAGTTATCTTCTCAACAGCACTTGCAAAAGAATGGGATAACGGTTTATACATCTCAGCAAGCTATGCACACCAAGATATCACTGAAGCGTCTTCAGGTTCATCTTCACAAGCGCAAAGTAACTACCAGCACAGTGTTACTAAAAACCGTAACCAAGACTTAGCACAGCGTGGTGCCTATGAAGTAGAACATAGCTTCAAAGTGAATATCAGCTACCACACTGAATTCTTTAAAGGCTATAACACTAAGTTTGACCTTTACTTTGAGCGTCGTTCAGGTCGCCCTTACAGTCACACAATGGCTTCGTACCAAGACGGTGCGCTAGGCGACTCGCGTGACTTCTACTCAAGCTCTGCATACTTAGCTTATATTCCAACTGGTGCGGATGACCCGAATGTAAACTGGGATGAATCGCAACTTACTTGGGGTGAGCTTGAAACACTACTTGATAGAGCGGGTATTTCTGAGCGTGGTGAAATCTTAGACCGTAATACAGGTACTATGCCTTGGGTAACAACTATGGATATCAGCGTTAAGCAAGAAATCCCAGGTTTCGCTAAAGGTCATAGCGGTGAAGTGTATTTCATGATTGATAACTTTGCTAACTTACTTAATAGCGACTGGGGCATTGAAAAACGCCTTAGCTATCAAGACCAATCAGTTTATGACTTTGGTGGTTTAGATGACCAAGGCCGCTATATAATTGATGAAGCGTACAATGGTGCCGATGTAAGAAATTACACACTAATCGACCAAAGTGCTTCTGCATGGCAAGCTAAAATTGGTATTAGTTACAAGTTCTAA